In Amycolatopsis methanolica 239, a single genomic region encodes these proteins:
- a CDS encoding thioesterase family protein, with amino-acid sequence MTENAFYLPLGGDRYQPTEHTAGPWTPEAQHFGPPSALLARALENLAAERPGLLARVTVEILGPAPLTELSLRSWVERPGRSVELLGAELHDGTRAVARASAWRIAEADTTDVATEEPAPPSPEDCRPASWPDTWGRGGYLGAMEWRVIAGSPAEPGPAWVWGRQRVELVAGEKPTPLQRLFAVADTGNGASNFLDPAKWWFINSELTVHLRRAPVGEWIALDARTLVGPSGVGTATSTLSDVRGQVGHGAQALMVRTR; translated from the coding sequence ATGACGGAGAACGCTTTCTACCTGCCGCTGGGCGGCGACCGCTACCAGCCGACCGAGCACACGGCCGGGCCGTGGACGCCGGAGGCGCAGCACTTCGGGCCGCCGTCGGCGCTGCTCGCCCGCGCGCTGGAGAACCTGGCCGCCGAGCGGCCGGGGCTGCTGGCGCGGGTCACCGTGGAGATCCTCGGCCCGGCGCCGCTGACCGAGCTGTCGCTGCGGTCCTGGGTGGAGCGTCCCGGCCGGTCGGTCGAGCTGCTCGGCGCTGAGCTGCACGACGGCACGCGGGCAGTCGCGCGGGCCTCGGCGTGGCGGATCGCCGAGGCCGACACCACGGACGTGGCCACCGAGGAGCCGGCGCCACCGTCCCCCGAGGACTGCCGTCCGGCGTCCTGGCCCGACACGTGGGGCCGCGGCGGCTACCTGGGCGCGATGGAGTGGCGCGTCATCGCGGGGTCGCCCGCGGAGCCGGGCCCGGCGTGGGTGTGGGGCAGGCAGCGGGTCGAGCTGGTGGCCGGGGAGAAGCCGACGCCGCTGCAGCGGCTGTTCGCGGTCGCCGACACCGGCAACGGCGCGTCGAACTTCCTGGACCCGGCGAAGTGGTGGTTCATCAACAGCGAGCTGACCGTGCACCTGCGGCGCGCACCGGTCGGCGAGTGGATCGCGCTGGACGCGCGCACGCTGGTCGGCCCGTCCGGGGTAGGCACCGCCACCAGCACGCTGTCCGACGTACGGGGCCAGGTGGGCCACGGCGCACAGGCGCTGATGGTGCGGACACGCTGA
- a CDS encoding ParA family protein: MQITSVVNQKGGVGKTALSVGAAAALAERGRRVLLIDLDPQGHATTEMLGLEEVPPQAPSLAKALTKMWKGPVEELIVPHRRSNIGPGGAFDVIPTSPGMFDLVRRLDQFRVPGWQLARVVQFANYDHVIIDCPPALDVLTNNALAATHGILVPVQPDRTSIRALRLLNDQLYYVQTALNRPPIPYFGVVPGLYRRPMSGYAVAALEELKQFGYPLLAHVPLGVVMNEAAARGMPVTTFAPETTQAFAFREIAAVLDGHLARQQPSAPIPAEDDFVFEDFITQVAQTRNENDNGARKKLYDLMPKRPRD; this comes from the coding sequence GTGCAGATCACCTCGGTGGTCAACCAGAAGGGCGGCGTCGGCAAGACGGCGCTGAGCGTCGGGGCCGCCGCGGCGCTGGCCGAACGCGGCCGTCGGGTGCTGCTGATCGACCTCGACCCGCAGGGTCACGCGACCACGGAGATGCTGGGCCTGGAGGAGGTTCCCCCGCAGGCGCCGAGCCTGGCCAAGGCGCTCACCAAGATGTGGAAGGGGCCGGTCGAGGAGCTGATCGTGCCGCACCGGCGCAGCAACATCGGCCCCGGCGGCGCGTTCGACGTGATCCCGACCTCGCCCGGCATGTTCGACCTGGTGCGCAGGCTCGACCAGTTCCGGGTGCCAGGCTGGCAGCTGGCGCGGGTCGTGCAGTTCGCCAACTACGACCACGTCATCATCGACTGCCCGCCCGCCCTGGACGTGCTGACGAACAACGCCCTCGCGGCGACGCACGGCATCCTGGTGCCGGTGCAGCCGGACCGCACCAGCATCCGGGCGCTGCGGCTGCTCAACGACCAGCTGTACTACGTGCAGACCGCGCTGAACCGCCCGCCGATCCCCTATTTCGGGGTGGTGCCGGGCCTGTACCGGCGGCCGATGTCGGGGTACGCGGTGGCGGCGCTGGAGGAGCTCAAGCAGTTTGGGTACCCGCTGCTGGCGCACGTGCCGCTCGGGGTGGTGATGAACGAGGCCGCCGCGCGCGGCATGCCGGTCACGACGTTCGCACCGGAGACCACCCAGGCGTTCGCCTTCCGCGAAATCGCGGCGGTGCTGGACGGGCACCTCGCGCGGCAGCAGCCTTCGGCCCCGATCCCCGCCGAGGACGACTTCGTGTTCGAGGACTTCATCACCCAGGTAGCGCAAACCCGCAACGAGAACGACAACGGCGCGCGGAAGAAGCTGTACGACCTGATGCCCAAACGTCCCCGCGACTAG
- a CDS encoding phosphotransferase family protein produces MGLYNTTYRVELPSRKAVVLRVAPEPRRQFRIERELMRNEHVSLPFFAPIASLMPQTLFADWTRDIAGRDYVFQTFLPGIPAPQGLRSYPRPQWTNFYRGLGALARTVHEVRGPAFGPVAGPASATWSEAVLDEITEPKLLQDAPGSANMLLSSRPRRW; encoded by the coding sequence ATGGGTCTGTACAACACGACCTACCGGGTGGAGTTGCCCTCGCGGAAGGCGGTTGTCCTGCGGGTGGCGCCGGAACCCCGGCGGCAGTTCCGCATCGAGCGGGAGCTGATGCGCAACGAGCACGTGAGCCTGCCGTTCTTCGCGCCGATCGCCAGCCTGATGCCCCAGACGTTGTTCGCGGACTGGACGCGGGACATCGCCGGGCGGGACTACGTGTTCCAGACCTTCCTCCCCGGGATCCCGGCGCCACAGGGGCTCCGATCGTACCCACGTCCACAGTGGACCAACTTCTACCGCGGTCTCGGTGCGCTGGCACGGACCGTGCACGAGGTGCGCGGCCCCGCGTTCGGCCCGGTCGCCGGCCCGGCGTCCGCCACGTGGAGCGAGGCGGTGCTGGACGAGATCACCGAGCCCAAGCTGCTGCAGGACGCCCCGGGATCCGCCAACATGCTCCTCTCTTCCAGGCCGCGGCGCTGGTGA
- a CDS encoding RNA polymerase sigma factor encodes MTEVLRELAPQVLAALVRRYGDFDLCEDAVQEALLAAATQWPAQGMPDNPKGWLITTASRRRIELWRSETARRRREENVALMTPPDPAPVPAVDDTLTLLMLCCHPSLTPASQVALALRAVGGLTTAEIARAYLVPESTIAQRISRAKQRIKAAGARFRPPAPEDYGPRLAAVLNVLYLVFTEGHTASSGESLQRVDLTAEAIRLARQLHARLPDEGEVAGLLALMLLTDARRAARTGPGGALVPLAEQDRSRWDRAMIDEGTALVTRALTTAPVGPYQMQAAIAAVHGQAARAEDTDWREIAGLYELLAAVAPGPMVTLNRVVAVAEVDGPEAGLRELAVAAEDPALARHHRVDAVRAHLLERAGDLPAAAEAYHRAARGTLSAPERRYLEVRARSCASRRT; translated from the coding sequence GTGACCGAGGTGCTGCGCGAGCTGGCGCCGCAGGTGCTCGCTGCGCTGGTGCGCCGCTACGGCGACTTCGACCTGTGCGAGGACGCCGTGCAGGAGGCGCTGCTCGCGGCCGCGACGCAGTGGCCGGCCCAGGGCATGCCGGACAACCCGAAGGGCTGGCTGATCACGACCGCGTCCCGGCGGCGGATCGAGCTGTGGCGGTCGGAGACCGCGCGCCGCCGCCGTGAGGAGAACGTCGCGCTGATGACGCCACCGGACCCGGCGCCGGTGCCCGCGGTGGACGACACGCTCACCCTGCTCATGCTGTGCTGCCACCCGTCGCTCACCCCGGCGTCGCAGGTGGCGCTGGCGCTGCGGGCGGTCGGCGGGCTCACCACCGCCGAGATCGCGCGGGCCTACCTGGTGCCGGAATCCACGATCGCGCAACGCATCAGCCGCGCGAAGCAGCGGATCAAGGCCGCGGGCGCCCGGTTCCGGCCGCCCGCGCCGGAGGACTACGGGCCGCGCCTGGCCGCCGTGCTCAACGTGTTGTACCTGGTCTTCACGGAGGGGCACACGGCGAGTTCGGGGGAGTCGTTGCAGCGCGTGGACCTGACCGCCGAGGCGATCCGCCTGGCCCGGCAGCTGCACGCCCGGCTGCCGGACGAGGGCGAGGTGGCGGGCCTGCTCGCGCTGATGCTCCTGACCGACGCGCGCCGCGCCGCCCGCACCGGTCCCGGTGGTGCGCTGGTCCCGCTCGCCGAACAGGACCGGTCGCGGTGGGACCGGGCGATGATCGACGAGGGCACGGCGCTGGTGACGCGGGCGCTGACGACCGCGCCGGTCGGCCCGTACCAGATGCAGGCCGCGATCGCCGCCGTGCACGGGCAGGCCGCGCGAGCGGAGGACACCGACTGGCGCGAGATCGCCGGGCTGTACGAGCTGCTCGCGGCGGTGGCGCCCGGTCCGATGGTGACGCTGAACCGGGTCGTGGCGGTGGCCGAAGTGGACGGTCCGGAGGCCGGGCTGCGGGAGCTGGCGGTGGCGGCGGAGGACCCGGCGCTGGCCCGGCACCACCGCGTGGACGCGGTGCGCGCGCACCTGCTGGAGCGGGCCGGCGATCTTCCCGCTGCGGCGGAGGCGTACCACCGCGCCGCGCGGGGTACGTTGAGCGCGCCGGAGCGGCGGTATCTGGAGGTGCGAGCTCGGAGCTGCGCCTCGCGCCGGACCTGA
- a CDS encoding YciI family protein yields MKFLVLIYRNAASQAVWESLADDDKRQGLKAYEALDRDLAESGELVTSASLAPPETGKRVLVSDGQVVAGDGPFAEVKEQLAGFYVLDCASLERAVEWAARIPEAGLGLVEVRPTQDLSVFLP; encoded by the coding sequence ATGAAGTTCCTGGTGCTGATCTACCGCAACGCGGCGTCGCAGGCGGTGTGGGAAAGCCTGGCCGACGACGACAAACGGCAGGGGCTCAAGGCGTACGAGGCGCTGGATCGCGACCTGGCGGAGTCGGGGGAGCTGGTGACCTCGGCGTCGCTGGCGCCGCCGGAGACCGGCAAGCGGGTTCTGGTCTCCGACGGGCAGGTCGTGGCGGGGGACGGGCCGTTCGCCGAGGTCAAGGAGCAGCTGGCCGGGTTCTACGTGCTGGACTGCGCGAGCCTGGAGCGGGCCGTGGAGTGGGCGGCGCGGATCCCGGAGGCGGGGCTCGGCCTGGTCGAGGTGCGTCCGACGCAGGACCTGAGCGTCTTCCTGCCGTGA
- a CDS encoding YybH family protein has product MTSTNEIHAVIEEQAAAIRAGDADAVVARYAPEIVAFTLAPPLAHGAAEMRGPDNLRGWFAGFDGPVGYEVRDLRATVSGDLAFAHSLNRMSALPAGHDEPFTLWFRSTVCLRRDGGRWLIAHQHQSTPFHMDGTFAAALDLEP; this is encoded by the coding sequence ATGACCAGCACGAACGAAATCCACGCGGTGATCGAGGAGCAGGCGGCCGCCATCCGGGCCGGCGACGCGGACGCGGTCGTCGCCCGGTACGCGCCGGAGATCGTCGCGTTCACCCTCGCCCCGCCGCTGGCCCACGGCGCGGCCGAGATGCGCGGCCCGGACAACCTGCGCGGCTGGTTCGCCGGGTTCGACGGCCCGGTCGGCTACGAGGTCCGCGACCTGCGCGCCACCGTCAGCGGCGATCTCGCGTTCGCGCACAGCCTCAACCGCATGTCCGCGCTCCCCGCAGGCCACGACGAGCCGTTCACCCTGTGGTTCCGGTCGACGGTCTGCCTGCGCCGCGACGGCGGTCGCTGGCTGATCGCGCACCAGCACCAGTCCACACCGTTCCACATGGACGGCACCTTCGCCGCCGCCCTGGATCTGGAGCCCTAG
- a CDS encoding AEC family transporter, translated as MTGGVLPAFVPIWALTGLGYLLGRFRVLGDGAEAALTKYVFVVAMPAVLFTTMQDTPLTALLNPGVLAFLIGTVVVGAIGFALGKWVFRRKLSEWAVSGMASCYANAGNLGIPVLLQLFGDSAFVVVMILLQTLVLMPSLLALLEADAREPGRSRWRKLLMLPVRTPVIAASLAGVLFRAGGLHLPHLVAQPLHLLASAGVGTALLVLGMSLTSGGARDPMGTRRAEMTAVVGLKLFAQPAITLGVGLLLSVPHPALMIATVCAGLPTAQNIFIATSQYALDSRFVRDCVLMSTLVSMGSLSLVSWLVGEFL; from the coding sequence TTGACCGGCGGTGTCCTGCCGGCGTTCGTGCCGATCTGGGCACTGACCGGACTGGGGTACCTGCTCGGCCGGTTCCGCGTGCTCGGCGACGGCGCCGAAGCGGCGCTGACGAAGTACGTCTTCGTCGTCGCGATGCCCGCGGTGCTGTTCACCACCATGCAGGACACCCCGCTGACCGCCCTGCTGAACCCGGGCGTGCTCGCGTTCCTGATCGGCACCGTCGTGGTGGGGGCGATCGGGTTCGCACTGGGCAAGTGGGTGTTCCGGCGCAAGCTGTCGGAGTGGGCGGTCAGCGGGATGGCCTCCTGCTACGCCAACGCCGGCAACCTGGGCATCCCGGTCCTGTTGCAGCTGTTCGGGGACTCCGCGTTCGTCGTGGTGATGATCCTGCTGCAGACCCTGGTGTTGATGCCGTCGCTGCTGGCGCTGCTGGAGGCCGACGCGCGGGAGCCGGGCCGCTCGCGGTGGCGAAAGCTGCTGATGCTGCCGGTGCGCACCCCGGTGATCGCCGCGTCGCTGGCCGGGGTGCTGTTCCGCGCGGGCGGGCTGCACCTGCCGCACCTGGTGGCGCAGCCGCTGCACCTGCTCGCCTCCGCCGGGGTGGGCACCGCGCTGCTGGTGCTGGGCATGTCGCTCACCTCCGGCGGCGCGCGGGACCCGATGGGGACGCGGCGGGCCGAGATGACGGCGGTGGTCGGGCTGAAGCTGTTCGCCCAGCCCGCGATCACCCTCGGCGTCGGCCTGCTGCTCAGCGTGCCGCACCCGGCGCTGATGATCGCGACGGTGTGCGCGGGACTGCCCACCGCGCAGAACATCTTCATCGCGACCAGCCAGTACGCCCTGGACAGCCGGTTCGTGCGGGACTGCGTGCTCATGTCCACCCTGGTGTCGATGGGGTCGCTGTCCCTGGTGTCCTGGCTGGTCGGCGAGTTCCTCTAG
- the hisG gene encoding ATP phosphoribosyltransferase, whose translation MLRVAVPNKGALAGPASEMLGEAGYRQRHEQRDLTVLDPNNEVEFFFLRPKDIPIYVGSGELDLGITGRDLALDSGAPVEEVLALGFGGSTFRYAAPAGQDWKPADLQGKRLATSYPNLVRDDLARQGVEAEVIRLDGAVEISIQLGVADAIADVVGSGRTLRQHNLVAFGDPICVSEAVLVQRAGSDAQKAKSQLTARLQGVVFAQQYMMLDYDCPRTLLDKAVAITPGLESPTVARLADPDWVAVRAMVPRKKVNQIMDELAEVGAKAVLASDIRSCRL comes from the coding sequence ATGCTGCGGGTTGCGGTGCCGAACAAGGGAGCGCTGGCCGGGCCGGCGTCGGAGATGCTCGGCGAGGCCGGTTACCGCCAGCGGCATGAGCAGCGCGACCTGACCGTGCTCGACCCGAACAACGAGGTCGAGTTCTTCTTCCTGCGCCCCAAGGACATCCCGATCTACGTCGGCTCCGGCGAGCTGGACCTCGGCATCACCGGCCGCGACCTGGCGCTGGACTCCGGCGCCCCGGTCGAGGAGGTGCTGGCGCTGGGCTTCGGCGGCTCCACCTTCCGCTACGCCGCCCCGGCCGGGCAGGACTGGAAGCCGGCCGACCTGCAGGGCAAGCGGCTGGCCACCTCCTACCCGAACCTGGTGCGTGACGACCTCGCCCGGCAGGGCGTGGAGGCGGAGGTGATCCGGCTCGACGGCGCGGTGGAGATCTCGATCCAGCTCGGCGTGGCCGACGCGATCGCCGACGTGGTCGGCTCCGGGCGGACCCTGCGGCAGCACAACCTGGTCGCGTTCGGCGACCCGATCTGCGTGTCCGAGGCGGTGCTGGTGCAGCGCGCCGGCAGCGACGCGCAGAAGGCGAAGTCGCAGCTGACCGCCCGGTTGCAGGGCGTGGTGTTCGCGCAGCAGTACATGATGCTCGACTACGACTGCCCGCGGACGCTGCTGGACAAGGCGGTCGCCATCACCCCGGGCCTCGAGTCGCCGACGGTCGCGCGGCTGGCCGACCCGGACTGGGTCGCGGTGCGGGCGATGGTGCCGCGCAAGAAGGTCAACCAGATCATGGACGAGCTGGCCGAGGTGGGTGCGAAGGCGGTGCTCGCCTCCGACATCCGCTCCTGCCGGCTTTGA
- a CDS encoding phosphoribosyl-ATP diphosphatase: protein MKTFDELFAELTDRARNRPEGSGTVEALDAGVHAQGKKVLEEAGEVWIAAEHESDDRLAEEISQLLYRVQVLMLGRGLTTEDVYRYL from the coding sequence GTGAAGACCTTCGACGAGCTGTTCGCCGAGCTCACCGACCGGGCCCGCAACCGACCCGAGGGATCGGGCACCGTGGAGGCGCTGGACGCCGGCGTGCACGCCCAGGGCAAGAAGGTGCTCGAGGAGGCCGGTGAGGTCTGGATCGCCGCCGAGCACGAGTCCGACGATCGGCTGGCCGAGGAGATCTCCCAGCTGCTGTACCGGGTTCAGGTGCTGATGCTCGGACGCGGGCTGACCACCGAGGACGTGTACCGCTACCTGTAG
- a CDS encoding HAD family hydrolase yields MTDGLAAALWDMDGTLVDSEKLWDVALYECAEWLGGTLTTEQRLTLVGSNMDATAGFLLAVTGHEPTAAAVAQTGAWIRDRTANLFADELPWRPGAREALTAVRRAGVPSALVTSTERSLTELALDTIGREFFDVTVCGDEVDGLNKPHPEPYLRAARLLGADPARCVAVEDSPPGAASAAAAGCVVLVVPNDVSVEAGPRRVFRTSLTGVDADTLRGLV; encoded by the coding sequence TTGACGGACGGCCTTGCTGCCGCGCTCTGGGACATGGACGGCACGCTCGTCGACTCGGAGAAGCTGTGGGACGTCGCGCTGTACGAGTGCGCGGAGTGGCTGGGCGGGACGCTCACCACCGAGCAGCGGCTCACGCTCGTCGGGTCCAACATGGACGCCACGGCGGGATTCCTGCTGGCGGTGACCGGTCACGAGCCGACCGCCGCCGCGGTCGCGCAGACCGGCGCGTGGATCCGCGACCGGACGGCGAACCTGTTCGCCGACGAGCTGCCGTGGCGGCCCGGCGCCCGCGAAGCGCTGACCGCGGTGCGCCGCGCCGGGGTGCCCTCGGCGCTGGTCACCTCCACCGAGCGGTCGCTGACCGAGCTGGCGCTGGACACCATCGGGCGGGAGTTCTTCGACGTCACCGTCTGCGGTGACGAGGTGGACGGGCTCAACAAGCCGCACCCCGAGCCCTACCTGCGCGCGGCGCGGCTCCTCGGCGCGGACCCGGCACGCTGCGTGGCCGTCGAGGACTCCCCGCCGGGCGCCGCGTCGGCCGCCGCCGCGGGGTGCGTCGTGCTGGTCGTGCCCAACGACGTGTCCGTCGAAGCGGGCCCGCGCCGGGTGTTCCGCACCTCGCTGACCGGGGTGGACGCGGACACGCTGCGGGGCCTGGTGTGA
- the metH gene encoding methionine synthase, giving the protein MSGRFSSPLLDALAARVVVADGAMGTALQAHELSLDDFAGLEGCNEILNVTRPDVVRGIHRTYLEAGADAVETNTFGANLANLGEYGIADRIAELAEAGARLARETADEHATPDRPRFVLGSVGPGTKLPTLGHAPYARLRDAYVEQVTGLLHGGVDAVLVETSQDLLQTKAAILGARRAMRAVGREVPVIASITVETTGTMLLGTEVAAALAALEPLGIDVIGLNCATGPAEMSEHLRTLSKSARVPLSVMPNAGLPELGPDGAVYPLSPEGLAEALSGFVREFGVGLVGGCCGTTGEHIRQLAEAVRDADRAPRRPRHEPGVSSLYQAVPFEQDASVLMVGERTNANGSKKFREAMLEGRYEDCVEIAREQTRDGAHLLDLCVDYVGRDGAADMAELAGRLATASTLPIMLDSTEPAVLQAGLERLGGRCVVNSVNYEDGDGPGSRFQKIMRLVSEHGAAVVVMCIDEEGQARTAEWKVRVATRTIEDLVTNWGMRVSDIIVDCLTFPITTGQEETRRDALETIEAIRELKRRYPEVQTTLGISNVSFGLNAAARQVLNSVFLHECVEAGLTTAIVHASKILPMARIPDEQREVALDLVYDRRREGYDPLQKLMSLFEGVSAASRRASRAEELAALPLFERLERRIVDGERTGLEADLDAALAEKPALDIVNDILLSGMKTVGELFGSGQMQLPFVLQSAEVMKTAVAYLEPHMDKTDSSGKGKIVLATVKGDVHDIGKNLVDIILSNNGYDVINLGIKQPVNAILDAADDHGADAIGMSGLLVKSTVIMKENLEEMNSRGVAQRWPVLLGGAALTRTYVENDLAELYQGDVRYARDAFEGLRLMDTIMAAKHGRAPEISAEEAAKRAERKARRERSLRIAEARKSAREPEAPIPARSDVATDVPVPVPPFWGTRVVKGIPVAEYAALVDERATFLGQWGLRGARGGQGPSYEQLVETEGRPRLRYWLDRLATDGVLQHAAVVYGYFPAVAEGNDLVVLTEAHADAPERTRFTFPRQTRDRYLCLADFFRPRATGEVDVLPLTLVTMGQPIADYANELFANDAYRDYLEVHGLGVQLTEALAEYWHRRVRQELHFTSGRAVADEDPRSVEDFFKLGYRGARFSLGYGACPNLEDRATIVELLDAERIGVKLSEEFQLHPEQSTDAIVAHHPEAKYFNT; this is encoded by the coding sequence ATGTCCGGTCGATTCTCGTCACCGCTGCTGGACGCCCTCGCCGCGCGTGTGGTCGTGGCGGACGGGGCGATGGGCACGGCGCTGCAGGCGCACGAGCTGTCCCTGGACGACTTCGCGGGCCTGGAAGGCTGCAACGAGATCCTGAACGTGACCCGCCCGGACGTGGTGCGGGGCATCCACCGCACCTACCTGGAGGCCGGCGCGGACGCGGTCGAGACGAACACCTTCGGCGCGAACCTGGCGAACCTGGGGGAGTACGGGATCGCCGACCGCATCGCCGAGCTGGCCGAGGCGGGCGCGCGGCTGGCACGGGAGACCGCCGACGAGCACGCGACGCCGGACCGCCCGCGGTTCGTGCTGGGCTCGGTCGGCCCCGGCACGAAGCTGCCCACGCTCGGCCACGCGCCGTACGCGCGGCTGCGGGACGCCTACGTCGAGCAGGTCACCGGCCTGCTGCACGGCGGGGTGGACGCGGTGCTGGTGGAGACGTCGCAGGACCTGCTGCAGACCAAGGCGGCGATCCTGGGTGCGCGCCGGGCGATGCGCGCCGTCGGCCGCGAGGTGCCGGTGATCGCTTCGATCACGGTCGAGACGACCGGGACGATGCTGCTGGGCACCGAGGTCGCCGCCGCGCTGGCCGCGCTGGAGCCGCTGGGCATCGACGTGATCGGGCTGAACTGCGCGACCGGCCCGGCGGAGATGAGCGAGCACCTGCGGACGCTGTCGAAGTCGGCGCGGGTCCCGCTGTCGGTGATGCCCAACGCCGGCCTGCCCGAGCTGGGCCCGGACGGCGCGGTGTACCCGCTGTCGCCGGAAGGACTGGCCGAGGCGCTGTCCGGTTTCGTGCGCGAGTTCGGCGTCGGCCTGGTCGGCGGCTGCTGCGGCACCACCGGCGAGCACATCCGGCAGCTGGCCGAGGCGGTGCGGGACGCCGACCGCGCGCCCCGCCGGCCGCGGCACGAGCCCGGCGTGTCCTCGCTGTACCAGGCGGTGCCGTTCGAGCAGGACGCCTCGGTGCTGATGGTGGGGGAGCGCACCAACGCCAACGGCTCCAAGAAGTTCCGCGAGGCCATGCTCGAAGGCCGCTACGAGGACTGCGTGGAGATCGCCCGCGAGCAGACCCGCGACGGCGCGCACCTGCTGGACCTGTGCGTGGACTACGTCGGCCGGGACGGCGCGGCGGACATGGCCGAGCTGGCCGGGCGGCTGGCGACGGCGTCCACGCTGCCGATCATGCTCGACTCCACCGAGCCCGCGGTGCTCCAGGCCGGCCTGGAACGGCTGGGCGGCCGGTGCGTGGTCAACAGCGTCAACTACGAGGACGGCGACGGCCCGGGCTCGCGCTTCCAGAAGATCATGCGGCTGGTGTCCGAGCACGGCGCCGCGGTCGTGGTGATGTGCATCGACGAGGAGGGCCAGGCCCGCACAGCCGAGTGGAAGGTCCGCGTCGCCACCCGCACGATCGAGGACCTGGTCACCAACTGGGGCATGCGCGTCTCCGACATCATCGTCGACTGCCTGACCTTCCCGATCACCACCGGGCAGGAGGAGACCCGCCGCGACGCGCTGGAGACGATCGAGGCGATCCGCGAGCTCAAGCGCCGCTACCCGGAGGTGCAGACGACGCTGGGCATCTCCAACGTCTCCTTCGGGCTCAACGCCGCCGCGCGCCAGGTGCTCAACTCGGTGTTCCTGCACGAGTGCGTCGAAGCCGGGCTGACCACGGCGATCGTGCACGCGTCGAAGATCCTGCCGATGGCGCGGATCCCGGACGAGCAGCGGGAGGTCGCGCTCGACCTGGTCTACGACCGCCGCCGGGAGGGCTACGACCCGCTGCAGAAGCTGATGTCGCTGTTCGAGGGCGTCTCGGCCGCGTCGCGCCGGGCTTCGCGCGCCGAGGAGCTGGCCGCGCTGCCGCTGTTCGAGCGGCTGGAGCGGCGGATCGTCGACGGCGAGCGCACCGGGCTGGAGGCCGACCTCGACGCCGCGCTGGCGGAGAAACCGGCGCTGGACATCGTCAACGACATCCTGCTGTCCGGCATGAAGACCGTGGGCGAGCTGTTCGGGTCCGGCCAGATGCAGCTGCCGTTCGTGCTGCAGTCGGCCGAGGTCATGAAGACCGCGGTGGCCTACCTCGAACCGCACATGGATAAGACGGACTCGTCGGGCAAGGGGAAGATCGTCCTGGCCACGGTCAAGGGCGACGTGCACGACATCGGCAAGAACCTGGTCGACATCATCCTGTCGAACAACGGTTACGACGTGATCAACTTGGGTATCAAGCAGCCCGTCAACGCGATCCTGGACGCGGCCGACGATCACGGCGCGGACGCGATCGGCATGTCCGGGCTGCTGGTGAAGTCCACGGTGATCATGAAGGAGAACCTGGAGGAGATGAACTCCCGCGGCGTCGCCCAGCGCTGGCCCGTCCTGCTCGGCGGCGCGGCATTGACCCGCACCTACGTCGAGAACGACCTCGCCGAGCTCTACCAGGGCGACGTCCGCTACGCGCGGGACGCGTTCGAGGGCCTGCGGCTGATGGACACGATCATGGCGGCCAAGCACGGCCGGGCGCCGGAGATCAGCGCGGAGGAGGCGGCCAAGAGAGCGGAGCGCAAGGCCCGCCGCGAGCGGTCCCTGCGCATCGCCGAAGCCCGCAAGTCCGCCCGAGAGCCGGAGGCCCCCATTCCCGCCCGTTCCGATGTCGCGACCGACGTGCCCGTGCCCGTGCCGCCGTTCTGGGGCACCCGGGTGGTGAAGGGCATCCCGGTCGCCGAGTACGCCGCACTGGTCGACGAGCGCGCGACTTTCCTCGGGCAGTGGGGCCTGCGCGGCGCCCGCGGCGGGCAGGGGCCCAGCTACGAGCAGCTGGTGGAGACCGAAGGGCGCCCGCGGCTGCGGTACTGGCTGGACCGGCTGGCCACCGACGGGGTCCTGCAGCACGCCGCGGTGGTGTACGGCTACTTCCCGGCCGTGGCCGAGGGCAACGACCTGGTGGTGCTGACCGAGGCGCACGCCGACGCGCCGGAGCGGACCCGGTTCACGTTCCCGCGGCAGACCCGCGACCGCTACCTGTGCCTGGCCGACTTCTTCCGGCCTCGCGCCACCGGCGAGGTCGACGTGCTGCCGCTGACCCTGGTCACTATGGGGCAGCCGATCGCCGACTATGCCAACGAGCTGTTCGCGAACGACGCCTACCGCGACTACCTGGAGGTCCACGGCCTCGGCGTGCAGCTCACCGAGGCGCTGGCCGAGTACTGGCACCGCCGCGTGCGGCAGGAGCTGCACTTCACCAGCGGCCGCGCGGTCGCCGACGAGGACCCGCGCTCGGTCGAGGACTTCTTCAAACTGGGCTACCGCGGCGCCCGCTTCTCCCTCGGCTACGGCGCCTGCCCGAACCTGGAGGACCGCGCGACCATCGTGGAGCTGCTCGACGCGGAACGGATCGGGGTGAAGCTGTCCGAGGAGTTCCAGCTGCACCCCGAGCAGTCCACCGACGCGATCGTGGCCCACCACCCCGAGGCCAAGTACTTCAACACCTGA